Proteins co-encoded in one Setaria viridis chromosome 9, Setaria_viridis_v4.0, whole genome shotgun sequence genomic window:
- the LOC117836267 gene encoding 5-pentadecatrienyl resorcinol O-methyltransferase codes for MALLAEYSSRELLHAQLQLWHQSLGFFKSAALAIAMDLRIADAVHRLGGAATLPQILAEAGISPCRLRDLRRVMRALTVSGIFSFEQPADRRSHDSAVYKLTAASRLLVVGDESSTAAGQLPPFLSVKILLWPCLDSPVSKGMHAWFRQDKQQSGPTLAPFALAYSGQTIWERAEHHATVFPFNNAMASDTAFLMPIVLRECGEVFRGLTSLVDVAGGLGGAAATIAAAFPDLKCTVLDLPQVVAKAPSGANVQYVAGDMFESIPPTNAVFLKWILHDWGDEECVKILKNCKQAISLRDAGGKVIIIDMVVGSGPSDDIKHAETQVLFDLLIMNINGVERDEQEWRKIFFEAGFKDYKIIPVLGVRSIIELYP; via the exons ATGGCGTTGCTCGCCGAGTACAGCAGCCGGGAGTTGCTCCACGCTCAGCTTCAGCTCTGGCACCAGTCCCTCGGCTTCTTCAAGTCCGCCGCGCTCGCGATCGCCATGGACCTCCgcatcgccgacgccgtccaccgcctcggcggcgccgccaccctgcCCCAGATACTCGCGGAGGCCGGGATCAGCCCGTGCAGGCTCCGCGACCTGCGCCGCGTCATGCGCGCGCTCACCGTCTCCGGCATCTTCAGCTTCGAGCAGCCAGCAGACCGCAGGAGCCACGACTCTGCGGTCTACAAGCTGACGGCGGCCtcccgcctcctcgtcgtcggagacgagagctcgacggcggcgggccaGCTGCCTCCTTTCCTGAGCGTGAAGATCTTGCTCTGGCCTTGCCTAGACTCCCCGGTCAGCAAGGGCATGCACGCGTGGTTCCGGCAGGACAAGCAGCAGTCGGGTCCAACTCTGGCCCCGTTTGCCCTGGCGTACAGCGGCCAGACAATCTGGGAAAGAGCGGAGCACCACGCCACCGTGTTTCCGTTCAACAACGCCATGGCCTCGGACACCGCCTTCCTCATGCCCATCGTCCTCAGGGAGTGCGGCGAGGTCTTCCGTGGGTTAACCTCCCTCGTCGATGTCGCCGGCGGGCTTGGCGGGGCCGCTGCCACAATAGCGGCGGCGTTCCCGGATCTGAAGTGCACCGTCCTGGATCTGCCCCAGGTTGTCGCCAAAGCTCCCTCTGGTGCCAACGTGCAATACGTTGCTGGTGACATGTTTGAGAGCATTCCACCGACGAACGCTGTGTTCCTCAAG TGGATTTTGCATGATTGGGGCGATGAAGAGTGTGTCAAGATATTGAAGAACTGCAAACAGGCCATATCTCTACGAGATGCAGGAGGAAAGGTAATAATTATAGATATGGTGGTCGGATCTGGGCCATCAGATGACATCAAGCATGCAGAGACACAAGTTTTGTTTGACCTCCTAATCATGAATATCAATGGAGTTGAACGAGATGAGCAGGAGTGGAGGAAGATTTTCTTTGAGGCTGGATTCAAGGACTACAAAATTATACCAGTTCTTGGTGTTCGGTCTATTATCGAGCTCTATCCCTGA